DNA sequence from the Spirochaetota bacterium genome:
CTTCCCGAGGCGGGATACCGATATACGTTCGGGAATGACGGCGGGTTCTATTTCGCGGCCCATGTCGGCTATCAAATGTCGTACCTGTTGATATATGCCGGTTCGATCGGCGGTACGCCGATGGCAACGGCAGTGAGGTTCGGGTTCAACGGCTCGATCAATTTCGGTGCATCGATCGGGTACGCCTTTTGAGGCCATGCAACCCTATGCCAGCCTCATATTATCGATAAGCCTCGTCTTTCCGCAATACACCGCCATGATCATACGCGTGCGATTATCGGCACGGGTATGCGGCGCAAGCGTTACCGGATCAACGAATTCGATATAGTCGAGCTTCAGGCTTTTCCCTTCGGCAAGAACGGTCTTCATGCTGTCCTTCAGGCGTGCGGGGTCGCGAACGCCCTCGCGGTATGTTTTCCGTGCCGTGATAAGCGATCGATAGAGGAGCACGGCGTCCTTACGCTCGGTCGGCGAGAGATAGACATTGCGCGAGCTCATCGCAAGCCCGTCGGGTTCACGCACGATGGGGCAGGCGCGTACGGTCACCGGAATGTTGAGATCTTCCGTCATGCGGGAGATGATGGCCGCCTGTTGAAAATCCTTTTCCCCGAAATAGGCTTTGTCCGGCGCCACGATGATGAAGAGTTTTGCGACGACGGTCGCGACTCCGCGGAAATGCGTCGGGCGGCTCATGCCGCAGAGCATCGAGGAGAGGCTGTCGACGCTTACCGCGGTGGCGAAACCCGACGGGTACATCATGCGTGCGGACGGATAGAACACGGCATGTGCGCCGATGGTCTCAAGAAGCGCACGGTCGTGCTCAAAGGTCCGCGGATATTTGGAAATGTCCTCGTTCGGTGCGAACTGTGCGGGGTTGACGAAAATGCTCACGATGACGATATCGCATTC
Encoded proteins:
- the panC gene encoding pantoate--beta-alanine ligase, producing MAVLDTIDAMRRYVKGMRGKRRIIGFVPTMGALHEGHASLVRAARKECDIVIVSIFVNPAQFAPNEDISKYPRTFEHDRALLETIGAHAVFYPSARMMYPSGFATAVSVDSLSSMLCGMSRPTHFRGVATVVAKLFIIVAPDKAYFGEKDFQQAAIISRMTEDLNIPVTVRACPIVREPDGLAMSSRNVYLSPTERKDAVLLYRSLITARKTYREGVRDPARLKDSMKTVLAEGKSLKLDYIEFVDPVTLAPHTRADNRTRMIMAVYCGKTRLIDNMRLA